The Pseudomonas sp. MH9.2 genomic interval GCAATTCGCAAAGTTTCAGAACGACGTCGAGATTTTTCTTCTCGTTGTGACCACCGATATTGTAAGTCTCACCGTCCACGCCTTCTGTTACTACACGGTATAAAGCCCGAGCATGGTCCTCCACGTAAAGCCAGTCACGTACTTGGTCACCTTTGCCATAAATAGGCAGCGGCTTACCTTCCAGTGCGTTGAGGATAACCAGGGGAATCAGCTTTTCCGGAAAATGGTAAGGCCCGTAATTGTTCGAGCAGTTGGTCACTACCGTTGGCAACCCGTACGTGCGACTCCAGGCGCGTACCAGATGGTCAGAGCTGGCTTTGCTTGCAGAGTATGGGGAGCTGGGTTGATACGGGGTCTGCTCAGTGAAGAGATCCTCAGGCCCGTCAAGATCGCCGTATACCTCGTCGGTGGAAATGTGGTGGAAGCGAAAATCGTTTTTCTGCTTCTCAGCCAACCCGTTCCAGTAGGCCCGAGTAGCCTCCAGCAATGTGTAGGTTCCAACGATGTTGGTTTGTATGAAGTCAGAGGGACCGATGATCGATCGATCCACGTGTGACTCGGCGGCCAGGTGCATGACCGCATCAGGACGATGATCCTTGAAAACCCTGTCAAGCTGCTCTCTGTCGCAGATATCGACTCGTTCGAAGGCATAGCGCTCGTTTTCGGCAACGTCCAGCAGCGACTCGAGGTTGCCTGCGTACGTTAGCTTGTCCACGTTCACTACCGAATCAGTGGTGTCGGCGATGATGTGACGCACAACTGCCGAACCAATGAAACCTGCACCGCCAGTTACTAAAATCTTCAAAGCATTCATCCTGGTGTCAATTACGGACGCTTGCGCTGTCCGTCGTTAGTTTCTGCACGACTGGCCACGACTTTCTGACAGCTCTTCGCCGGGAATGCCTATGGCATTTCCGCAGCACGAACATTCAGGAAATATGGGCAGTCTTGCTTCGATCCTTTTAAACAGGAAAAGCGAGAACTCTGCGTATATCGCCTAGTTGATACTTACAGTTATCGTCCCTATACAGAAACTGGTAAACCAACCCTTACGGGAATGCTGACTACCGAAGAAGCCTCCTTGAGGCTGATTTTTCTGTACAGGACTTCACACAAAACGTTCTTCGAATGAGCGTCACCGTGGACGAGTCGGATTTCCGATGGCCATTCAGGCATCCCCTCGACAAAAGCGACTAGTCCTTGCTGGTCGGCATGCGCCGAGTAGCCGGCCATCGATGTCACGCCAGCGTTGATCGTGTAGCGTTCCTGTTCTAGCTCAACATATCCGCCTTTTGGTCCATAGCTTTGAATTGCGGCACCCGGCGTGCCTTTGGCTTGATAGCCCACAAAAAGCACATTATGCCTGCTGTCACCGAGCATGGCTTTCAGGTAGTTGACGATTCGACCACCGGAGCACATGCCGCTGCCCGCGATGACGATAGCGGGGCGGCCGCTGCTGGCAAGGTAGTTGACCGTTTGC includes:
- the rfbB gene encoding dTDP-glucose 4,6-dehydratase: MKILVTGGAGFIGSAVVRHIIADTTDSVVNVDKLTYAGNLESLLDVAENERYAFERVDICDREQLDRVFKDHRPDAVMHLAAESHVDRSIIGPSDFIQTNIVGTYTLLEATRAYWNGLAEKQKNDFRFHHISTDEVYGDLDGPEDLFTEQTPYQPSSPYSASKASSDHLVRAWSRTYGLPTVVTNCSNNYGPYHFPEKLIPLVILNALEGKPLPIYGKGDQVRDWLYVEDHARALYRVVTEGVDGETYNIGGHNEKKNLDVVLKLCELLDELRPASEFVPHAQLITYVQDRPGHDQRYAIDASKIQRELGWVPAETFDSGIRKTVEWYLNNHAWVEHVKSGTYQNWIDQNYAKRSN